The Plasmodium yoelii strain 17X genome assembly, chromosome: 1 genome contains a region encoding:
- a CDS encoding fam-b protein, giving the protein MRVSILKYVFFSIIICSFEYAKNELYFANDRGIYLERNVINFRNDRILADVDDQFDLNGFYKSTLSLASQLSDCTEGNKEIAHLQNIIDSYIKKHKESNTLPDLNNLDKKTKKLVNELRTELEKIKKELDNKMNGELAMQPIHDKRIIKKDENSSVSEHEDFKQLESFEKKLRTKNDKFKVEYCEIKFSKKYMGLKINKKLTKKEEKLFKSLMVFSVIILLLMIASGTMKLLLLFAPAVLLIFRSCRRIRKYCFKLWEI; this is encoded by the exons ATGAGAGTcagtattttaaaatatgtttttttttcaattattatttgttcttTTGAATATGCCAAAAAT GAACTATACTTTGCAAACGATAGAGGGATATACCTTGAAAGGAATGTAATAAACTTTAGAAATGATAGGATATTAGCAGATGTAGATGATCAATTTGATTTAAATGGATTTTATAAATCAACTTTGAGTCTTGCAAGTCAACTTAGTGATTGTACTGAAGGTAACAAAGAAATAGCACACCttcaaaatattatagattcatatataaagaaGCATAAAGAAAGTAATACACTACccgatttaaataatttagataAGAAAACTAAAAAGTTAGTTAATGAACTTCGAACagaattagaaaaaataaaaaaagagcttgataataaaatgaatggTGAATTAGCAATGCAGCCGATACATGAtaaaagaataataaaaaaagatgaaaatagtTCTGTATCAGAACATGAAGACTTTAAACAATTGGAaagttttgaaaaaaaattgaggactaaaaatgataaatttaaagTTGAATATTGTGAAATTAAATTCAGTAAAAAGTATATGGggttaaaaattaataaaaaattgacgaaaaaagaagaaaaattatttaagaGTTTGATGGTGTTCtctgttataattttgttgTTGATGATAGCATCCGGAACAATGAAATTACTATTACTATTTGCACCGGCGGTGCTTTTAATATTTAGGAGCTGTCGGAGAATCAGGAAATATTGCTTTAAATTATgggaaatataa